The Rubrobacter tropicus nucleotide sequence CACGTGGCGAGCCTGGCGCGGCTTGGTTTGACGGAGGAGGAGGTGAGGGAGATGGGGGGGCAGCTCGACGCTATCCTCGACAGCATCGAGAAGATTCGGGAGCTCGACCTCGCGGACACCCCGCCGACGGCGAACCCCCTGAACCTCTCGAACGTCCTGCGCCCGGACGAGCCCCGGCCCGAGCTTCCCAAAGAAGAGGCCCTCGCCCCCGCGCCCGACCCGGTCGACGACCTCTTCGCCGTTCCAAGGATCGACTGATGGCGGATCTTCTGAGCCTCACCGCCCACGAACTCTCCGGGAAGCTGGACGCCGGCGAGGTATCCGTCCGGGAGGCCGCCGAGGCGGCCAACAGGCGCGTCGAGGAGGTGGACGGCGACCTCAACTCCTTCGTCACGACGACGCCCGAGCTGGCGCTGGAGCGGGCCGGCAGGGTGGACGGGCTGCTTCGGAACGG carries:
- the gatC gene encoding Asp-tRNA(Asn)/Glu-tRNA(Gln) amidotransferase subunit GatC; this encodes MISEEQVRHVASLARLGLTEEEVREMGGQLDAILDSIEKIRELDLADTPPTANPLNLSNVLRPDEPRPELPKEEALAPAPDPVDDLFAVPRID